The genomic DNA GGCATAGTATAAGTGAGAAAAAAGGAACATGTAACCACAAGATTCTGGGGAGATCTGAATGATTCACCTCCATGCTACCTTTGGGTTAGTTACCACTTAGACTGTTTATAGGATGCCAGGACCCTCCCATCCCCCCCACCTGGTTTCCAGGAGAGTAGAAGATTATTTTCTAAACAACAGGTTCTCTTGCCTCCCTTCATAGCCCTCTATTCTCACCAGAGTGTGGCAGAAGCATAGTGTCCAGCCAGACGGTATTGGCGATACAGGCCACATGGACTGTTAGGAGCAAATTTCTCTGCCAAATAGAGCACGGGGTCAGGCACCCCTTTCTCTAGTGCATCTGTGTACTCTTCAGCATAATTCTGTCCAAAGTGCCATCTGAACTGCTCATTGTAGTTAATAGTCTCATTCAGCTGCTGTACTGGTGTCCCTGGGGGAAAAAGACAGGGAAGGAAGGCCAAGGACCAAGGAGGACCAGGAGCAagaagactgtgtgtgtgtgtgtgtgtgtgtatgtgtgtactgCAAGAGCCAGAGCATGTCTTATAATAACCCATGTCCTACATATTCAGGAGGTACAGAGTCAAATGGGAAAACACATTGAGGAGACAGTGACATAGGAATGTAGTTAATAGACTCATTCAGCTGCTGTACTGGTATCCCTGGGGAAAAGAGACAGGGAAGGAAGGCTAAGTACCAAgaagactctgtgtgtgtgtgtgtgtgtgtgtgtgtgtgtgtgtgtgtgtgtgtcctgcaAGAGCCAGAGCATGTCTTATAATAACCCATGTGCTAAATATTCGGGAAGTACAGAGTCAAATAGGGAAACACATTGGGGAGACAGTGACATGGGAATGAGCAAGGAAGGAAAACTTGGATCAAGgctggaagaaaaaatatatctcaGGGATCCATTAAGAAATGCAAGAATTGTCAGGGCCCCTCTAGTCTgagttcttcattttaaagatgaggaggttaagtgacctatGTTAGATCACACGATAATAATCAAAGGCAGAACTCTGCCTATGTCCTCTGACCACAGAGTCAGTGTTTCTCCCACTAGACCCATTCTATGTAACTACCCAACTCAGCTCAAGGTACCATGGTTTCCAAAAATCCCCCCAGAATTCATCCAATCATGTCCTTTTACCTGTAAGGGTGATATTGATCCCTCGAAGACCAATTTGCAAACCTACATCTGCACTGATCCTCATGGGGCTGAAGGCCTTATATGTAGTACTGGTATTGACCCGGCCCACAGACCACTCCCCACTGAAGTTCATGGCTAGAGAGAGTGGAGTAGAGGAAGAATGGGGTGGAGACTGTTAAGAGAGTCATGAGAAAATGATGGAATGGATATGGTCATTGGGCTCAAAGTCTTCCCTTGCTCCCCCCCGCCCCTTGGGTCTCCATATGCTTCCTTGAGAGATACTGCCCAGAGCAAtatgggaaggaaaaagggagtcAGCAAGAATATgataaagattattattattactaataatagtatttatatagtgttttaagatttgcaaaaatcCCTGGAAAGCTGCTGCTATtgtcaccctcattttacagatgaggatactgaggcagagagaggttaagagacttagcCAGAATcccatagttagtaagtgtctgaggctggatttgaactcagatcttccagaatCCAAGTTCAACACTACTTCAGAATAAACAATCATAGCATGGAAACTTCTCTTCCTTCCACTCTCACCAAAACAATTAAATCAGCTACTTTCCCTCTTTTATTGCTATTGTCTTCAAGGGACTTCTAGATTCAGATATTTAACTTGATTTCAACTACATAAAAATGTTGAGGAGTAAAAAATACTCAGTATAAGTTGTCCCTCTATAATCCCAGAGGTAGGtgattagatggcacagtggatagagtcctaaGGTTTGaaatcagtaagactcatcttcacaaattcaaatccagtctcagactcttactatctgtgtgaatctgggcaagtcacttacccttggttgcctcagtttcctcattaatagatgaactggagaaggaaatggcaaatcagtccagtactgttgccaagaaaaccccaaaaggagtcatgaagagagGTAACTATTGATGAAATGAATGGATACTGGGCATGAAGTCAGGCacatctgatttctttttttttttttttaggtttttgcaaggcagtggggttaagtggctagataattattaagtgtctgaagccagatttgaagtcaggtactcctgactccagggctggtgctctacccactgcaccacctagccatccataGGCACATCTGATttcaattccaacctcagacacttatttattatccatgtgatcctgagcaaatcactttacctccatttgcttcaatttcgtcaactgtaaaatggagataattacaatctcctagggttattgtgacCATCAAATcagataaagtttaaaaaaattttgagcatTGTGACTGGCACCTCAGGGTCATCATTTAGCAGCCTCTCATAAATCCATATCCCACTACTATTAAGCAAGGAAGCTTTGACTTGCTTGGTTTCTCCCCCAAAGACAGCCAGGTAACCTCCTTCTCCCCAGAGGTCACTGTAGTGACTTAGTTGAAACACTGGATCAAATTTTGTCCACTGTAGCTTAGAATTTCCCAAGCTCAAATGATTCACCAGTCTAGCCTCTTGCTGACAGGTATATGCCAGCatactctttctctctgtctgtctgtctgtctgtctgtctctctctctgtctctctttgtctgtctctctctctctctctctgtctctctgtctctctctctgtctctctctgtctctctctctctctctctctctgatttggaggcaactggggttaagtgacttgcccagggtcacacagctagtaagtgctagACACTTCTCACAACAGAGTGACAGTATTGAAGTGAGTGGCCAAGGTGGGGGGTAAAGAAAACCTGGGGAAATGGAGGATCACTTTTTCAGGGATAGGTATTTAGTTCCTCTCCACACATACTCACCCAGGGTGGCTGCTCCAATGAGTAGGCTGGTCACCACTCGAAGCAGCCAGAACAGCCTCTGAATTATGAGTTAAGTTCAGTGATCAgacctcttcctccctctccatccCACCCTAAAGAACAATATCCAAGGTGTTCCCCTGGACTGGATATCTGGAGATTTGAGATCACTTGAAGTTAGGGTCTCTTATGACTATAATCATCAATTAGGCTGGAATCCCATAAAAATGGGTGCTATATTTGAGATTAGGGACTGGAGTTTTCTTGGGGTAGGAGTTTTTTCAGGTTGAGTTTTACCATGGCAGTCTTACCATCTTGCCTCGGATACCAGGCAGGATGCCTATGAAAGTGACCAGTACAGTTAAGAAGACTGTGATGATGACTGCTGAGGTGGTATCCATGGGGAAGGTGGGTTTGGGGCCAGCATAGAAGGGGAATGTATGACCAAAGGCAGACATCTTGATGTTGGGGCAGGAGACAGGTTACTATAATAATACAAAGTCATAGATTAGTGTCCCAGCCATAGTTTTTTATTCCTCATCCCCATCCCACTAGCATCAGTGTATTTCTCGTCCCCATAGGTGATAGAATCAGAATCTAAGGGATCATTTTGTTCCCTCTAGAATCTTCCAGTGTGTTTATTCATAACCCTCAGTGGGTTATCAAGCTTTCAATAGCTCCTTATTGTCTATAGGATAATCCTCAGGCTTCCAAATCAGAGCTATTATCATCTGAGACCATGTTATCATCTATAGATTTCAGGCTGTAGTGACATACTTCCAATCCCTTTTATGTTCTTCCTGCCCTGATAATACGTTGATGACAAGAGCAACACTTACTTATGAAAGTGGTATGGGGGGGGGaagcacaaaaaagaaaaaaatatactctTCAGAGGCAATATAGTGTATTAGAGAAGGTGCTGGATTTAATCTAGAAGACTGGGATTCAAAGCCTACCTTTACTCCTACTCTCATTTTTCCCACTACTCCCACTATACCCATATCTACCCATTTccattactactaccactactactactactactactactactattactctCACCACCACTATGACTACTATACAATCACTGTGACCACAGTgtgaccaccaccaccatcatcaccaccaccatcattactACTATCACAACAACTGCTACTTTAATATTACCATTCTTCAGATGAGAATATTTGGATGTTAAATTTCTTTCCAGAGACCACATAACTCATGAACAAGTAAAGTGGGATATAAATCCCAAGCttttaataatagctattatAATACTGTTGTTTTtggaggtttgcaaagcattttataattatctcatttgatcttcacgaCATCCCTTTGAGACAGGAAACTGATACtgagagaggctaagtgattggGGTCCAACAACTACAATGTATGGGAAACAAGACTGacactcaagtcttcttgatgcTAATCCTCTTTCCCATCTCCCTAGCCAACTCCCTTTTACGGTTCTTTGTTCCTAATCCCTCTGTGCAGTAACTTTGGGCCTTATCTATTACATCCCTAGGCTTCTGAAATCCCAGATAAggcttcagtctcctcatcctATGTTACATGTTCCTGTCTGACAAACAGGTCCAGGGCCCTTTAGTCTGACCATCCTGATGAAGTTCAGATCTCTTGAATAACTCATCACTTGGTATTTGGCACCCAGGGCTCCCTTTTCCACTGTCCTGTTCCAAAACAATGAAAACTAGTCTTCCTCTTCCATTCTTAtttctggattttgtttttcctgaaatcttaTCTTTGCTATCTTCTACTACCATTCCAGAGATAGAGAGTTCTACATCTTCCAGGCATCAGTGAAACAGGAATTAATAGCCTAGAACTTATAATTTCCTAGGTGTAAATGAATTTGAGACTTGATCAGTCTCCTTTCTATTTAGTAAGCTCATATGTCTTAcaatcattttgttttaattttgcaaaACAGTCTCTTATATCATGAGTAACATTCAGGCTGAAATACGAACAACTTCTAATGGAAGCCCCCTACTTTTGGGCAGCTAAGTGTTTGTGAAATGGAgtacaggcctggagtcaggaagactcatcttcccatgttcaaatctggcctcagaaacctactactagctgtgtgatcctgttgcctcagtttcctcatatgtaaaatgagctgaagaaaggaAGTGGCAAGCTACTCctgtatcattgccaagaaaacctcaaaaagggTCACAGAGTGAGACATAAtacaccaccatcatcaccacaaCAACCTACTtttaatcagttgccaaatctttctaattctatttttctactcAGTCACCACTTGAGTTCAAGTTCTCCTCACTCCTTCTCTGGATTACTATAACAACCTTCTTAATGATATCTTGTGATTTCaagtcttttccctttctaataTAACTTCCATACTGTTGTCAAAATACTCTCCTTAAGGCAAAAGTCTGGTCATGTCTCCAAGTGACTGATGACTCATTCCAATAGCTTCAGGGGTTTCCTACTGCCTATGGGATAAAATCAGAACTATCGCAATATATATCTAGTTCCTTCTTACCTTCCCAGTTTTATTCCATACTATTCCCCTTCACAAACTTTTACTCTCTAACCAAACTGGACAACTGTTGTGGCCCAAATTCATCATTCTGTTTCCCTCCTCTGTCTTTGTTTAGACTGTCCCATATATCAGGTGCATGATCCCTTTTAGCTCTGTTTTAAGCTCCTTATTGTCAAACTTTTCTGTTCTCCCTAACTAATAGTACTATTCCCTCCTCCTCCATGAATTTCCTTGTGCATTTGTCTAaatgttccttgagggcagggacagtatttcttttttttttttaaggttttttttgtaaggcaaacagggttaagggttaagtggcttgcccaaggccacacagctaggtaatta from Macrotis lagotis isolate mMagLag1 chromosome 4, bilby.v1.9.chrom.fasta, whole genome shotgun sequence includes the following:
- the DUOXA1 gene encoding dual oxidase maturation factor 1 isoform X2 — protein: MSAFGHTFPFYAGPKPTFPMDTTSAVIITVFLTVLVTFIGILPGIRGKMRLFWLLRVVTSLLIGAATLAMNFSGEWSVGRVNTSTTYKAFSPMRISADVGLQIGLRGINITLTGTPVQQLNETINYNEQFRWHFGQNYAEEYTDALEKGVPDPVLYLAEKFAPNSPCGLYRQYRLAGHYASATLWVAFLCWLLSNVLFSMPALVYGGHMLLATGIFLLLSIFFFSTATTLIPMCPLRLGSASLHTRHGPAFWITLATGLLCILLGLAVMIMHKIQPGRLKIFFNQSGLEETEKITGPEEGGLLGLHYRISVESPGDQDITLSEAPSEDSPKEESITLPEEPQREPESSL